The uncultured Cohaesibacter sp. genome window below encodes:
- the argH gene encoding argininosuccinate lyase, with the protein MSNKMWGGRFSEGPDAIMEEINASIGFDQKLYSQDIAGSKAHVRMLAAQGIVAADDAKAIEDGLDTIKGEIEAGSFTFSRALEDIHMNVESRLADLIGPKAGRLHTARSRNDQVATDFRLWVRDTLDTLDVQLLELQLAFVAKADEFASAVMPGFTHLQSAQPVTFGHHMMAYVEMLARDRGRVQDARQRMNECPLGSAALAGTSFPIDRHMTAKALGFDRPTANSLDGVSDRDFALEALSSASICAMHLSRFAEELVIWSSAQFRFVKLSDKFSTGSSIMPQKRNPDAAELVRAKSGRIIGDLNALLIVMKGLPLAYSKDMQEDKEQVFDALQNLSLCIAAMTGMVKDLEPNLKELKKAAGSGYSTATDLADWLVRTLGMPFRNAHHVTGSLVAMAAERSIELHKLSLEDMQTVEPTITEDVFSVLSVDKSVRSRTCYGGTAPANVKKQAKSWLKKLEKEKAAKQ; encoded by the coding sequence ATGAGCAATAAAATGTGGGGCGGCCGCTTCTCCGAAGGACCGGACGCCATTATGGAAGAAATCAATGCTTCCATCGGTTTCGACCAAAAACTCTATTCCCAGGACATTGCCGGATCCAAGGCGCATGTGCGCATGCTCGCCGCCCAGGGCATTGTTGCTGCTGATGATGCCAAAGCCATCGAGGATGGTCTAGACACAATCAAGGGAGAAATTGAGGCGGGCAGCTTCACTTTTTCGCGTGCGCTGGAAGACATTCATATGAATGTGGAAAGCCGCCTTGCCGATCTCATCGGCCCGAAGGCCGGTCGCCTGCACACGGCCCGTTCGCGCAATGACCAGGTGGCCACCGATTTCCGCCTCTGGGTGCGCGACACCCTCGACACCCTCGACGTCCAGCTTCTCGAACTGCAGCTTGCCTTTGTCGCCAAGGCAGACGAGTTCGCCAGTGCCGTCATGCCCGGCTTTACCCATTTGCAGAGTGCCCAGCCGGTTACCTTCGGCCACCACATGATGGCCTATGTGGAAATGCTTGCACGCGACCGTGGCCGGGTTCAGGATGCCCGCCAGCGCATGAATGAATGCCCGCTCGGCTCTGCCGCCCTTGCGGGCACCTCCTTCCCGATCGATCGTCACATGACCGCCAAGGCGCTCGGCTTCGACCGCCCGACCGCCAACTCGCTCGATGGCGTCTCCGACCGCGACTTCGCGCTGGAAGCCCTTTCGTCGGCCTCCATCTGCGCCATGCACCTGTCCCGCTTTGCCGAAGAGCTGGTCATCTGGTCTTCGGCCCAGTTCCGCTTCGTCAAGCTTTCGGACAAATTCTCCACCGGCTCCTCGATCATGCCGCAGAAGCGCAACCCCGATGCCGCCGAGCTGGTGCGCGCCAAGTCCGGCCGCATCATCGGCGACCTCAATGCCCTGCTGATCGTCATGAAGGGTCTGCCGCTGGCCTATTCCAAGGACATGCAGGAAGACAAGGAGCAGGTGTTTGACGCCCTGCAGAACCTGTCGCTGTGCATCGCGGCCATGACCGGCATGGTCAAGGACCTCGAGCCGAACCTCAAGGAACTGAAGAAGGCCGCAGGCTCGGGCTACTCCACCGCCACCGATCTGGCAGACTGGCTCGTTCGCACTCTGGGCATGCCGTTCCGCAACGCCCACCATGTCACCGGCAGCCTCGTCGCCATGGCCGCAGAACGAAGCATTGAGCTGCACAAGCTAAGCCTTGAGGACATGCAGACGGTCGAGCCGACCATCACAGAGGATGTCTTCTCGGTTCTGTCGGTCGACAAATCGGTCCGCAGCCGCACCTGTTATGGCGGCACGGCACCTGCCAATGTCAAAAAACAGGCAAAGAGCTGGCTGAAAAAGCTTGAAAAAGAAAAAGCAGCCAAGCAATAG
- a CDS encoding TlpA disulfide reductase family protein, with translation MSSFTASFRVFSSALSLLMLGLAALPAVAAEACPEASDKITAIDPLIKGNMAALQTKGHPVDFNALSFKREDGSAVSLSDFKGKTLLLNIWATWCAPCRLEMPDLDELQATLGGDDFEVVTVNLDRKAPDKPRAFFDEIGIKHLTLYYDEKMEIFPALRSKGMAFGMPSTVLIDKDGCSLAHMAGPAAWASGEAKALVSAAIGD, from the coding sequence ATGTCTTCGTTCACCGCCTCTTTCAGGGTTTTCAGCTCTGCTCTGTCGCTTCTGATGCTTGGTCTTGCCGCTTTGCCGGCGGTTGCTGCGGAAGCCTGCCCTGAGGCCAGTGACAAGATCACGGCCATTGATCCGCTGATCAAGGGGAATATGGCGGCGCTGCAGACCAAGGGCCATCCGGTGGACTTCAACGCTCTCTCCTTCAAGCGCGAGGATGGCAGTGCAGTGTCGCTTTCAGATTTCAAGGGCAAGACGTTGCTTCTCAACATCTGGGCGACCTGGTGCGCACCCTGCCGGCTGGAAATGCCGGACCTGGATGAACTGCAGGCGACCCTCGGCGGCGATGACTTCGAGGTGGTGACCGTCAATCTTGATCGCAAGGCGCCGGACAAGCCACGGGCCTTCTTTGATGAAATCGGCATCAAGCATCTGACGCTCTATTACGATGAGAAGATGGAAATCTTCCCGGCCCTGCGCTCGAAGGGCATGGCGTTCGGGATGCCGTCTACTGTATTGATTGACAAGGATGGCTGTTCACTTGCGCACATGGCAGGCCCTGCGGCCTGGGCCTCCGGCGAGGCGAAGGCCCTCGTGAGTGCTGCGATCGGGGATTGA
- a CDS encoding 3-hydroxybutyryl-CoA dehydrogenase, with product MSEIKKVGIIGAGQMGSGIAHVCGLSGYDVLLNDINQERLDLAIAEIAGNLDRQIAKERISEGQKQAALSRITPTLDLQTMSDVDLVIEAVTEHEETKRKVLSAITPFLKPEALIASNSSSYSITRLAAATDRAEQFIGMHFMRPVPVMKLIELVRGIATDEKTFREAEQFVESLGKTVAVSEDFPAFMVNRILLPMINEAIYTLYEGVGTVDAIDTAMRLGANHPMGPLELADFIGLDTCLSIMQVLYDGLADSKYRPCPLLVKYVEAGWLGRKTHRGFYDYRGDVPIPTR from the coding sequence ATGTCTGAAATCAAGAAGGTCGGGATTATTGGGGCAGGACAGATGGGCAGTGGTATCGCTCATGTCTGCGGCCTGTCCGGTTATGATGTGCTTCTGAACGATATCAATCAGGAAAGACTGGATCTGGCCATCGCCGAAATTGCAGGCAATCTGGACCGCCAGATCGCCAAGGAGCGTATTTCCGAGGGGCAGAAGCAGGCCGCCCTGTCGAGAATCACACCAACGCTCGATCTGCAGACCATGTCCGATGTCGATCTGGTCATCGAGGCCGTCACGGAACATGAGGAGACCAAGCGCAAGGTCCTTTCCGCCATCACGCCGTTCCTGAAGCCTGAAGCGCTGATCGCCTCCAACAGTTCCTCCTATTCGATCACCCGTCTGGCCGCCGCCACCGACAGGGCCGAGCAATTCATCGGCATGCACTTCATGCGGCCGGTACCGGTGATGAAGCTGATCGAACTGGTACGGGGCATTGCAACGGACGAAAAGACCTTTCGCGAAGCCGAACAGTTTGTCGAGAGCCTTGGCAAGACGGTTGCCGTTTCCGAGGACTTTCCGGCTTTCATGGTCAACCGCATCCTGCTGCCGATGATCAACGAAGCCATCTACACCCTTTATGAAGGGGTCGGTACCGTGGATGCCATCGACACCGCCATGCGTCTCGGGGCCAACCATCCGATGGGGCCGCTGGAACTGGCCGATTTCATCGGGCTGGACACCTGCCTCTCGATCATGCAGGTGCTCTACGATGGTCTGGCGGACAGCAAATACCGCCCCTGCCCGCTGCTGGTCAAATATGTCGAAGCCGGCTGGCTCGGACGCAAGACCCACCGCGGTTTCTATGACTATCGCGGCGACGTTCCGATCCCGACCCGCTGA